The following proteins are encoded in a genomic region of Bombus pyrosoma isolate SC7728 linkage group LG1, ASM1482585v1, whole genome shotgun sequence:
- the LOC122568093 gene encoding uncharacterized protein LOC122568093, producing MLTSCNCGTGNTIVREYGSKRNNVFHGNVGYLCLHCKVHYGVWCLPKNIKYQSQLLNCKNSFQEICRISKLKHESTTPATDPIPREKSASEATKQTQKQESYKLNDNALVHKIHPNDRPLRNNVPEREKCAELDDILAKWNVYKPKK from the exons atgttaacgTCATGCAACTGTGGCACAGGTAACACGATCGTACGGGAGTACGGGAGCAAAAGGAACAATGTCTTTCACGGAAACGTCGGATACCTATGTCTGCATTGCAAA gTACATTATGGTGTGTGGTGCTTGCCGAAGAACATAAAATACCAATCACAACTTTTAAATTGCAAGAACAGCTTTCAAGAAATATGTAGAATAAGTAAATTGAAGCATGAATCCACAACACCAGCTACAGATCCAATTCCTCGTGAAAAATCGGCTTCAGAAGCAACGAAACAAACTCAAAAAcag gaaagttacaaattaaatgACAATGCTTTGGTTCATAAAATTCATCCAAATGACCGCCcactacgtaacaacgtgcCAGAACGAGAGAAATGTGCTGAACTGGATGATATATTGGCAAAATGGAATGTTTATAAACCAAAGAAGTGA